A window from Purpureocillium takamizusanense chromosome 3, complete sequence encodes these proteins:
- a CDS encoding uncharacterized protein (COG:K~EggNog:ENOG503NX1W) translates to MFRQRTSSQKPADGLLADFRQQFPQVGPVSTEAPAPSISQTSVADQPILITAPDHVDSAAQNVDHEPFRDQDPTPRASHEPWRFTPSLLDPISYAFNSFANAPPGYYTPTPGGNNTLFHPQAGDLHTPTLVMAQGLGTPLSMPTSGDGLQSGVTTMDMSGFQNLQPHQFHHFNPFIQAPPPQPGFAPSSFVHQDTGYETMEQDASPKSDPSDSRMQSMATVVNPQKFSTVPMGQPLPASAEKFRFHSTLNAPTAMVKHADEIPVTYLNKGQAYSLSIADTSGTIPVQPGTKYRTFVRISFEDEEQRQKPSVCWGLWKEGRGTNEAHQRGGKLQAVEFVEAGQPADGDDKRTRIELETSSFDGFSVTWTPGINGAPEANIAVRFNFLSTDFSHSKGVKGIPVRLCAKTTLVSPSPAPETSPEICFCKVKLFRDHGAERKLSNDVAHVKKSIDKLKQQLSQLESGMKDFGKRKRHSGPAKGADPQRPGKVPKHKRTWSMSSASSAGGGGARMTMEEDLHFKLQTLQDMFTSTRPVSVLYLRGDELDDPDMHPVALPGDMSPPNRTDGAKDGSNWQPRSTQSSVTGSMVSPSPSSLSLASQASALGPGGVWQNMDSATTGEVLRKGPEQPHKIAKTDDDGTLSGWIEALGVDTTYRPPTERGEKPVACFYILRETPMEPAYHRAIYLMKRTLEEFNGRIANKWGLDASKIVRTLHVIQDGLEVEVDDDVVRELKEGQDMRLDVETMNQQAPPKREWEMSVDGLVGEGDANSTSTGGLVLRLKF, encoded by the coding sequence CGCTGCCCAAAATGTTGACCATGAGCCCTTCAGGGATCAAGACCCGACACCACGTGCCTCCCACGAGCCGTGGCGATTTACGCCGTCGCTGCTTGACCCAATTTCGTACGCCTTCAACTCCTTCGCCAACGCGCCTCCGGGCTACTACACGCCAACCCCCGGGGGCAACAACACCTTGTTCCATCCTCAAGCTGGTGACCTGCACACCCCAACGCTAGTCATGGCTCAAGGCCTCGGGACACCCTTATCCATGCCGACATCGGGAGACGGCCTCCAGTCTGGTGTCACTACTATGGACATGTCGGGCTTCCAAAATCTCCAGCCACATCAGTTCCACCACTTTAATCCGTTCATCCAGGCACCTCCGCCACAACCAGGCTTCGCCCCTTCGTCCTTCGTCCATCAGGATACGGGCTACGAGACGATGGAACAGGATGCTTCTCCTAAATCTGACCCTTCTGACAGTAGGATGCAGTCTATGGCGACGGTAGTCAACCCGCAGAAGTTTTCGACGGTTCCTATGGGCCAGCCGCTACCAGCCTCAGCCGAGAAATTTCGTTTCCACTCTACCTTGAACGCGCCTACCGCCATGGTTAAACATGCAGACGAGATACCGGTGACATATTTGAATAAGGGGCAGGCGTATTCGCTATCCATCGCGGATACGAGCGGCACCATCCCTGTTCAACCTGGCACCAAGTACCGTACGTTTGTGCGCATATCCTTCGAGGATGAGGAACAGCGGCAGAAACCAAGTGTGTGCTGGGGGTTGTGGAAAGAGGGACGTGGCACAAATGAGGCTCACCAAAGAGGCGGCAAGCTTCAAGCCGTTGAATTTGTTGAAGCGGGCCAGCCCGCTGATGGAGACGACAAGAGAACTCGCATCGAGCTCGAAACATCCTCCTTCGACGGTTTCTCGGTCACTTGGACCCCTGGCATCAACGGGGCTCCCGAGGCTAATATTGCTGTACGATTCAATTTCCTCTCGACCGACTTCAGCCACTCCAAGGGCGTCAAGGGGATTCCAGTTAGGCTTTGCGCCAAAACTACTCTCGTCTCCCCCAGTCCCGCTCCCGAAACCTCCCCCGAGATTTGTTTCTGCAAAGTCAAGCTTTTCCGCGATCATGGAGCCGAGAGAAAGCTGTCAAACGACGTTGCGCACGTGAAGAAGTCAATCGACAAGTTGAAGCAGCAGCTTTCTCAGCTCGAGAGTGGCATGAAGGACTTTGGCAAGAGAAAGAGACATAGTGGGCCGGCTAAAGGGGCTGATCCTCAACGTCCCGGAAAGGTTCCCAAGCACAAGAGAACATGGTCCATGTCCTCTGCGAGCTCGGCTGGGGGTGGTGGGGCGCGCATGACCATGGAAGAGGACTTACATTTCAAGTTGCAAACTCTTCAAGATATGTTTACAAGCACTCGACCGGTTAGCGTCCTTTATCTccgaggcgacgagctggacgaccCAGACATGCATCCAGTGGCACTCCCCGGCGACATGTCACCACCGAACAGGACCGACGGAGCAAAAGACGGGTCCAACTGGCAGCCCCGAAGCACACAGAGTTCTGTCACGGGCTCAATGGTctcaccgtcgccgagctccttaTCTCTTGCATCACAAGCTTCGGCATTAGGACCCGGTGGGGTCTGGCAAAACATGGATTCGGCCACCACCGGAGAAGTTTTGCGCAAGGGGCCCGAACAGCCACACAAGATTGCGAAgacagacgacgatgggacCTTGAGCGGATGGATTGAAGCATTGGGGGTCGATACGACATATCGACCTCCGACAGAGCGAGGCGAGAAGCCAGTAGCATGCTTTTATATCCTCCGGGAGACACCGATGGAACCGGCCTATCATAGGGCCATCTACCTCATGAAGCGCACACTGGAAGAATTTAACGGCCGCATAGCCAACAAATGGGGCCTGGACGCGTCGAAAATCGTTCGGACGCTACACGTCATCCAGGATGGCCTGGAAGTGGaagtcgatgatgacgtGGTCCGCGAGCTTAAGGAGGGACAGGACATGAGGCTCGACGTGGAAACCATGAACCAACAAGCTCCCCCAAAGCGTGAATGGGAAATGTCTGTTGACGGACTGGTCGGAGAGGGTGATGCGAATTCCACAAGCACTGGTGGGCTTGTTCTTCGACTCAAATTTTGA
- a CDS encoding uncharacterized protein (COG:S~EggNog:ENOG50KOG1199): MEESGKKVILITGATSGIGLETARMLGRQGWRVILSGRRDEDGEMQAREITAAGGEAIYIHGDVADEESVKELHEKAIAAWGRLDAAVNNAGISNDAALFADLKTENFRQMLELNVMGVFWSMQHQLRHMESRGFGRIINLASIAGRRGILYQGSYVATKHAVIGMTETAAIEYATKGITVNAIAPGAIKTKILNDAIKAGKYDEESIAAMFPEKRMGDPEDIARTVSYILESPYMTGSVIGVDGGFCA; encoded by the exons ATGGAGGAGTCTGGCAAGAAAGTCATTCTTATTACCGGTGCCACTTCCGGCATTGGTTTGGAGACGGCACGCATGCTGGGTCGGCAAGGATGGCGTGTAATCCTTTCAGGGCGCCgcgatgaggacggcgagATG CAAGCCCGGGAGATTACAGCCGCGGGTGGAGAGGCCATCTACATCCATGGCGATGTGGCAGACGAAGAGTCTGTCAAGGAGCTTCACGAAAAGGCCATTGCAGCCTGGggccgcctcgatgccgcggTCAACAATGCTGGCATCTCCAATGATGCTGCTTTGTTTGCTGATCTGAAGACGGAGAACTTCCGCCAAATGCTGGAGCTCAATGTCATGGGCGTCTTTTGGTCGATGCAGCACCAGCTGAGGCATATGGAATCCCGAGGCTTCGGGCGCATCATCAACTTGGCTTCCAttgccgggcggcgcggaatCCTCTACCAGGGGTCATATGTCGCCACTAAGCATGCA GTCATTGGAATGACTGAAACAGCCGCAATCGAGTATGCCACCAAGGGTATTACAGTCAACGCCATTGCTCCGGGTGCTATTAAGACAAAGATCCTCAACGACGCGATCAAGGCGGGCAAgtacgacgaggagagcatCGCTGCCATGTTCCCTGAGAAGCGCATGGGAGATCCCGAGGATATCGCTCGAACTGTGAGCTACATCCTGGAGTCTCCTTACATGACGGGTTCGGTCATCGGAGTGGACGGCGGATTCTGCGCGTAG